A region from the Methanococcoides methylutens genome encodes:
- a CDS encoding DUF4405 domain-containing protein, with translation MNRTRINYIVDLILFLLFIIVAFTGFFMYLVIPEGIPQGRYQVYMGLTKATWTIIHNRSSILLTVFVAVHFILHWKWITCIKRNLFGKGKKRKDEYLCEEKSSDQFDS, from the coding sequence TTGAACAGAACCAGAATAAATTATATTGTGGACCTCATACTTTTTCTACTTTTCATAATCGTAGCTTTTACAGGGTTTTTCATGTATCTTGTTATACCTGAGGGAATTCCACAGGGAAGGTATCAGGTCTATATGGGACTTACAAAAGCCACATGGACAATAATACACAACAGATCATCCATATTACTGACAGTTTTTGTGGCGGTCCATTTCATACTTCACTGGAAATGGATCACATGCATTAAAAGAAACTTGTTCGGGAAGGGTAAAAAAAGAAAGGATGAATATCTGTGTGAGGAAAAATCTTCTGATCAATTTGATTCCTGA